A genomic window from Punica granatum isolate Tunisia-2019 chromosome 2, ASM765513v2, whole genome shotgun sequence includes:
- the LOC116197513 gene encoding TBC1 domain family member 13-like isoform X2, translating to MLKGKLKIPDKPRKVFPDRLGSLVAGFDLKEPENGWYSVLEPGEELKAFEPNGLGSVEPVTACDFDDEKPRGVDLDFRSLLVRPAKDGHGSVSAMEVIAADEKRSDLEHELSQQEINLEKLQRIANKGLPDGGGLRATTWKLLLGYLPPSRDLWEKDLTENRSKYAKLKEELLSSPSRGENTTPAEEVETDTTDGPLQRRKISPEDHPLSVGKASAWSQFFQYAEIVEQIDRDLQRTHPDMKFFSGETENSRKHREAMRNILILFAKLNPAIRYVQGMNEVLAPIYYVFSTDPNEQNAANAEADSFSCFVRLLSDSVDHFCQQLDNSAGGILSTLSRLSELLKENDEELWRHLEYTTKVQPQFYAFRWITLLLTQEFSFQSILRIWDSLLSNPFGVQDMLLRVCCAMLLCLKGRLLSGDFIANLKLLQHYPTDINLDHLLNVATELSPDTSSFRLSL from the exons ATGCTCAAGGGCAAGCTTAAGATCCCTGACAAGCCCCGCAAGGTCTTCCCCGACAGGCTCGGAAGCTTAGTCGCTGGTTTCGATCTCAAGGAACCTGAGAATGGCTGGTATTCAGTCCTGGAACCGGGTGAAGAGCTCAAGGCATTCGAGCCCAATGGCCTCGGCTCCGTGGAGCCAGTGACGGCCTGCGATTTCGATGATGAGAAACCGAGGGGCGTGGATTTGGATTTTAGGAGCCTTCTCGTAAGGCCCGCTAAGGATGGGCATGGCTCCGTCTCTGCAATGGAGGTCATAGCGGCTGATGAGAAGAGGTCCGATCTTGAGCATGAG CTATCCCAGCAAGAAATAAATTTGGAGAAACTGCAGAGAATTGCCAATAAAGGGCTTCCTGATGGAGGAGGTTTGCGTGCGACGACTTGGAAG CTGCTGCTGGGCTACCTTCCCCCAAGTCGTGATTTGTGGGAGAAAGACTTAACTGAGAACCGATCCAAGTATGCCAAGCTGAAAGAAGAGCTCCTCTCAAGTCCT AGTCGAGGCGAAAATACAACTCCTGCTGAGGAAGTCGAGACTGATACTACTGATGGGCCACTTCAACGGCGCAAAATTTCTCCAGAAGATCACCCTCTCAGTGTCGGCAAAGCCAGTGCTTGGAGTCAGTTTTTCCAG TACGCAGAGATTGTGGAACAGATAGACCGGGATTTGCAGCGAACACACCCAGACATGAAATTCTTTTCAGGAGAGACCGAAAACAGTCGAAAACACCGG GAAGCAATGAGAAACATACTTATCCTCTTCGCCAAGCTCAATCCTGCCATTCGATATGTTCAAGGCATGAACGAGGTCCTGGCACCGATATACTACGTATTTAGCACTGATCCAAATGAGCAAAATGCT GCAAATGCAGAGGCAGATAGCTTCTCATGCTTTGTTAGGCTGTTGAGCGACTCGGTGGACCATTTTTGCCAACAGCTGGACAACAGTGCAGGCGGAATTCTTTCCACCCTTTCGCGCTTGTCGGAGCTCTTGAAAGAAAATGATGAGGAACTGTGGCGGCATCTCGAGTACACCACGAAG GTTCAGCCCCAATTCTATGCGTTTAGATGGATCACACTGCTGCTAACTCAAGAATTCAGCTTCCAGTCCATCTTGAGAATATGGGATTCACTTCTAAGCAACCCTTTCGGAGTTCAG GACATGCTTTTACGAGTCTGCTGTGCGATGCTGCTGTGCCTGAAGGGACGGCTACTGAGCGGCGATTTTATAGCCAACCTGAAGCTTTTACAGCACTACCCCACAGACATCAATCTCGACCACCTCCTCAATGTAGCCACTGAACTGAGTCCCGACACGTCTTCCTTCCGCTTGTCCCTGTAA
- the LOC116197513 gene encoding TBC1 domain family member 13-like isoform X1 produces MLKGKLKIPDKPRKVFPDRLGSLVAGFDLKEPENGWYSVLEPGEELKAFEPNGLGSVEPVTACDFDDEKPRGVDLDFRSLLVRPAKDGHGSVSAMEVIAADEKRSDLEHELSQQEINLEKLQRIANKGLPDGGGLRATTWKLLLGYLPPSRDLWEKDLTENRSKYAKLKEELLSSPSDFAQSRGENTTPAEEVETDTTDGPLQRRKISPEDHPLSVGKASAWSQFFQYAEIVEQIDRDLQRTHPDMKFFSGETENSRKHREAMRNILILFAKLNPAIRYVQGMNEVLAPIYYVFSTDPNEQNAANAEADSFSCFVRLLSDSVDHFCQQLDNSAGGILSTLSRLSELLKENDEELWRHLEYTTKVQPQFYAFRWITLLLTQEFSFQSILRIWDSLLSNPFGVQDMLLRVCCAMLLCLKGRLLSGDFIANLKLLQHYPTDINLDHLLNVATELSPDTSSFRLSL; encoded by the exons ATGCTCAAGGGCAAGCTTAAGATCCCTGACAAGCCCCGCAAGGTCTTCCCCGACAGGCTCGGAAGCTTAGTCGCTGGTTTCGATCTCAAGGAACCTGAGAATGGCTGGTATTCAGTCCTGGAACCGGGTGAAGAGCTCAAGGCATTCGAGCCCAATGGCCTCGGCTCCGTGGAGCCAGTGACGGCCTGCGATTTCGATGATGAGAAACCGAGGGGCGTGGATTTGGATTTTAGGAGCCTTCTCGTAAGGCCCGCTAAGGATGGGCATGGCTCCGTCTCTGCAATGGAGGTCATAGCGGCTGATGAGAAGAGGTCCGATCTTGAGCATGAG CTATCCCAGCAAGAAATAAATTTGGAGAAACTGCAGAGAATTGCCAATAAAGGGCTTCCTGATGGAGGAGGTTTGCGTGCGACGACTTGGAAG CTGCTGCTGGGCTACCTTCCCCCAAGTCGTGATTTGTGGGAGAAAGACTTAACTGAGAACCGATCCAAGTATGCCAAGCTGAAAGAAGAGCTCCTCTCAAGTCCT TCGGACTTTGCACAGAGTCGAGGCGAAAATACAACTCCTGCTGAGGAAGTCGAGACTGATACTACTGATGGGCCACTTCAACGGCGCAAAATTTCTCCAGAAGATCACCCTCTCAGTGTCGGCAAAGCCAGTGCTTGGAGTCAGTTTTTCCAG TACGCAGAGATTGTGGAACAGATAGACCGGGATTTGCAGCGAACACACCCAGACATGAAATTCTTTTCAGGAGAGACCGAAAACAGTCGAAAACACCGG GAAGCAATGAGAAACATACTTATCCTCTTCGCCAAGCTCAATCCTGCCATTCGATATGTTCAAGGCATGAACGAGGTCCTGGCACCGATATACTACGTATTTAGCACTGATCCAAATGAGCAAAATGCT GCAAATGCAGAGGCAGATAGCTTCTCATGCTTTGTTAGGCTGTTGAGCGACTCGGTGGACCATTTTTGCCAACAGCTGGACAACAGTGCAGGCGGAATTCTTTCCACCCTTTCGCGCTTGTCGGAGCTCTTGAAAGAAAATGATGAGGAACTGTGGCGGCATCTCGAGTACACCACGAAG GTTCAGCCCCAATTCTATGCGTTTAGATGGATCACACTGCTGCTAACTCAAGAATTCAGCTTCCAGTCCATCTTGAGAATATGGGATTCACTTCTAAGCAACCCTTTCGGAGTTCAG GACATGCTTTTACGAGTCTGCTGTGCGATGCTGCTGTGCCTGAAGGGACGGCTACTGAGCGGCGATTTTATAGCCAACCTGAAGCTTTTACAGCACTACCCCACAGACATCAATCTCGACCACCTCCTCAATGTAGCCACTGAACTGAGTCCCGACACGTCTTCCTTCCGCTTGTCCCTGTAA